The Mauremys reevesii isolate NIE-2019 linkage group 7, ASM1616193v1, whole genome shotgun sequence genome includes the window AGGGCCAAGGAACAGGGATGTCTTCCAGCCTATCAAACCCAAAACATGAGTTTTAATGTGACTTTGTTATACGGAACTTTACAAATTAATACAAATTATGAATAATATAACTTAATTAAGCCAATTATGGAATGCACTACTTAAAGTAAATTTGACTATGATATCTACAACAGCGTTGTTGCCTAATTGTGGAATTGAATATAATTAAATTTCATACTGAATTAGAAAATAGAGCTATTAACAGCAGCTTTTAATGTTTTGTAGAATTTAACAGaataatttgtttaaaatgttacATAGTCATTTACAGATATGAAAATTGATCTCACGGTTtcaccttttaatttaatttcttccAAATTCTGTGAAACAAATGTTGAGCATTCAATGCACCTGAGGTAGGAACCATGAATTTAATAAGAATTTTAATTGGGGTATTTGATCTGAGGTACTAAGCAGGTTGCAATTAAACAAAGTGAGTGTATTTAATCACACAATTTTCAAAGCAACTTGCTTCTCAATCTGCTGAGTGTGTGACTTTAAGGATAGAAAAGTCAAAGATACCAAACCCTCCCTGAGTTTCATCCTGAGAAGAGAAATTTCAAAGCTGCCGCACTAAGTTGCTACCTCACAGGGCTGCTTTAAGGATTAATTCAAGTCTGTAAAGTGTTTTAAGTTCCTTAGAGGGAAGGACCTACTTCAGTGCTAAACTGTACCATGTTTTCCCCcagcaaaattaaacaaaaatactttATTTAACAAATTGTAAAGGTAGAATGCTGTGATAAGCATATCAGACTAACACAATACAACCATGCTCTTATTAATATGAAAATACAGTACTCAAGGATCTATGTTTTCCCCTCAGTTTCAGATCATTGGCCCTAAATTGCTACAGAACAATGTATCATGTCTTGAGCATGTAAGTAACTGGAATCCAACACCCCCAGTAATAATTAGCCACATGAAAGAACACAAATACATGTTCTGCTGTAAAGTTGCTCGGATTTTACTGCCATCTAATGTTCGAGTCATTGTCTGTTTTCCTGAacgaatcccattgatttcaattcaACTATTCATGGAATGACACTAAAcataagtaagggtggcaggAACTAGGGCCTAAGTCAGTTATTTTGAGAGGTGGGGGGTATTAcagtaataaatatatttttacagtCAGTTTCTTATCCCCCCCCCAATGCTAGACATTTTTTACATGCCCATCTTTCAATGGAATGTCAGTACTTCAAAGCATATACACAGTTCAGGTTCACTTTGCCTAGGGTAAAGGCAAATAGGAGGTGGCTCTCTTTTactatggcaggatgggatgacCTGACACTGGGAGGAGAAATCTGGACTAGCTGCTCTGGATCTGCTTTAGTTGTCAGTGGTTAGTGTTACACTTTAATATCCCTCACTTCGTGTACAaaaattaaaacatattttaggAAAAAGGGCAGAGGGGCTCCAACAATTTGTATACTTGTAAAATGAGAAATAAATGATTGAAAAATCGTAAGACATAAAAAGTACTTATATCCAAGTAGATACTGATGCTATTGATTTAGACTAGTGATCCATTTAATCTAAAATTGATTTTGGAATTAAGATAAAAACCAAAGCCTTTAGGAAAACAGGGTTGTTTCACATGATAGGATATCATTTGTTTGGGAACTGCCGAAGTGAACCTTTCAATCTGATACTCAGCTTTgactacaaaaaataaaaaataatgtgttagaGGTTTTTATCTGGAGCACAGAAGTCATTCACCTTGTCTATAGCTAAGTCAGAGTATCAAAAATCCTTGTGTCACCTCTACTTGCCATTAGGAAcacaagagagaaaaaacaaaaccccaagtATTAATTAGGTACCATTTAAACATAACAAACAAAGGTAGGGTTTtcagtcagattggcagaaatAAAGCCGCATGTTACTGCAGCATTCAGAGCACAGTATGAATTTTGAACATGAAACAATTCTGTGCCTAAAAGTCTTGAACTCAAATGCAATATTGGCTGGTAGTAgcattatatttacaaatattttgatTCTTCCTGTAACAAGGTAAATACAATTATGTGTATTACTAAATTATCATCAAACCCTACTACTCTTAGATTTTACACCTTCTTTACACAAGTTAAGAGTTCTTCTTTATCCATTTGGTAACCACTCTTCTTCCACTGATCCCTTAACTGCTGTAACACTGTTCCAATTTCCTTTCCAGAAGATATTCCCATTTTTCTTAAATCATGGCCACTGATAGGAAAAGAAGGGACAGACCACTCTTGCATTTCCTTTAGAAGATGCTCTTCTCCTTGGTATTTTAGAAGCTCACAGATCCTGGAGTTCATATCAGGTTCCCTAgacttaaaacaaaacacacaacaaCTATTATAGTGTCAGAAAACAGCTTAGTCTCAAATCAGTTCCTACTCAACATCACAAACTGACACAACAGGCACCCTCCTGGCAGCCTGTAAGGCCTGAATAGGCAAGTTAATATATACATAACATCTCCATTTTGACTGCGCAGTTGATTAGCTTTCTGCAACATCTAACCAAGACTGGCACTTGCAAGAGAGCCACTGTAGCTACCAGACTGACCCAGATGAGAAGTTGGTTTTAGCATTTTGGGGAAGGTGGAACAAATCCGAAGAAATAGTGGAGGTGATATTTTTCATCCCAAGTCAGAGAGCCTGTCTTTTATTACTTAGGTTTGCAATCTGGGGATTTTTGGCAGATCCTTGGAGGCTTCTGGAAAGCCAGATAGTAGTGGCCATCAACCTGTTTACTTCTGTGTTAATGCAGCAGTAGAGATCAGCTGGGACAGTCACAGCCAAACTAACATTCCCCAGATATGTTTGCAAGGAATTGTGCAGCACTGACAAACTTTTGTTTCAGATGTTTAAGTCCAACATTTAAAATCTGGCTGCCTTAAAATTAGACTGATAGACCCATGTAAAACCTGCTACCTTACGGAGTTGGGGCAACTCAGCACTGCTAAAAATGATATTACTTCTAAGAAGGCGCATACATATGGATTTTAGGAGCCTAACACAAACcatcacatttgaaaattttggctttttTAGGTATCAAAGTGTGATACAGGTGTCCATGTGAATGGCAGCTCTGAAGGGGGCCTCAAAATATCAAACTTTGGTGTTTTATGTGCAAGTGATTTATTATAGTAGATTTATTATAGTAATTAACTTTCTAACAATCCCTCCCCTGACCCCCGAaacctccccacccacacccaacaaccctccaggttcactcccagggtccttccctctccctcagctcctccgttgCCCCAGACTCCCCCAAGCCATTGCACTGAGGGGTATGAGAGATATGTTtctgtactgtagtttaaatgaattactcaaagttctgtattaatttgcctagtaaggaatctatttgtcaaaaaacatttcttgaatttttttttcccctgtattaTTACTGtcatacttgctgacagatattttgaacaaattaccaaaataattgaaactgatgtGATTACAATGGtgttattttgatttaaaaaaaaatgcagaattttaaaatatcatgtgcagaatttttaaattttttgacatagaattcccccaggagtaaactaTAGTTAACTctgtatagcacttttcatccacaaATCTCAAAGTACTTTTGAAAGGAAGGAAAGTATTATGATCCCTATATTACAGGTGGTAAAACTTTGGTGTATAGAGGTGAAGTAACTAACCCAAAATCACAAACCAGGTCAGTAAAatggctgggaatggaacccaagagtcctgactccctgtccAGGGTCTTCTGCATTGGACGATGCTGCCTCTTTTCTTGTCTGTCTTAAGTGACAGCTTTGAGTTTAAacataagaaataaaatatagACAGTGATGTGAAATGCACTTACATCTATAATGAAGTCTTGATATGGTTTAAGTGGTTCTGGACTATCTATAGCTTTGACTAAGTCTCTTCTATGCTTCATTATAAAAAGGCCAAGGTTCTTCTCTTCTTTTGAGATTTTCAGCCTCAAATCGAGTTTTATGACATCATCCTGCACCTTGAACAGTGATGTTAGAACGGTCATTGGTTTTGGAAACAGATTCTGAACATTTTTACTGACTTTGTCAAATTCCTCTAAACTCCCATTAACAGGTAATCCTGAAGGGGGACACACAAAAAGTATCATGAAATAGTGTAACAAAAGAACTAGCAAATCAGTAGAAGAAATGGTCTAATCAAGTACTGCACAACACCACAAATGACTATGGAGACTACTGCCATCTTAATACGCTGGTCTGCAGTTATTTGTGTTATACAATTCTTATCCAACCCTCATTGTACTTTACCTATATAATGGGCAACATCGAGATCATACATAAGTCGAACCAAATGATTTACGTGGTTTCCAACAAGAATTTTTTTCAGTTCCACCCAAATCCTCTCTCCTGATATTCCAGCCAAACCTTTGGCATTTTTCTTAATTGCTTCCAGAGTATTAGGTTCATGGTCACCAGGCTTTTCTGCTACTCTTCCATAAAACCTACAAAATAAGAATTCTAAATCTTACTACATTTAACGATTCTCCTGTTTATTACTTCTCCTCAGAGAATTACCTCAGGGCACTATTAACTGCCCTAATCTTAAAGTATTCATGGAGTATTAAAGTGCAACTGATCTTACATAATTAGAACTTCTATAGTGCTTTATATATCCACAGATGTCAAAGGACATCACACTTTCAAAGGCATCATCTACAGATGAAACTGAGGTGCAGCCGAAAAAGGTCTTACAGAAAGTTGGTGGCAGATCTTGGGACAGAATTGAAGTCTCTTAGGACCATATTTTCAGATGTATTTAGGTGTCTAGtgggtttttcaaaagcacctaaacagATTAGGTGCCTAACAGGAGTCAGGCAGTTAATCTgtttagacacttttgaaaattccactagttgcctgtctgcatctttagatgGCTAtataaatgcctttgaaaatctggtcgcTGACTGCTATGACCTACTCCCAATGAACCAAGCAGTTGCTAAACTCGTAATGATTATCCAACTTTTATGTCTTCAGAATacctctttccttttctctctgcaTGTTTTCAGATAACATGTCATTCATAAACCATTCCTGAGAGGTTAATACCATGTTGGCTCTACTCTAACTTCCCCTGCAACAAATGGCAACACTCCCCATTCCTCAACAGAGGAATTATATTACACACCCACTAACTTTCCAAGCCACTGTAGTGAATTCTGGACATCTGCTGCCAAAACAGAGGCAATGACAAAAGAAAAGCTGATTGATCACTGAAAATTTCTAGGCATGGTAACATTAGATCCATTGAGGGGTCAAAGTAAACAGTAAATTGAACTTCACGTTATCAGTTAACTCTACAGTTCTAAAGCTGACAGTCTTGTTTCTCGATCTACATGTTTTGTTAATAACCGGGACATGAAGCTGCAGAAACCAATGTGGTAAGACCCATTGCCCTATTTATCACTGCAGAGGGAAAAACATTACCAAAATTACATTTGATTCCTTATTTTCAGCATCTTACTGAGGACAAGGCACTACATGAGTTTGGCTTGTGTGTTTTTCACGACACACTAAGTTTCTATTTATCCAACTGACTGTGGAATATAAGACTATAGTTATTTTCAAACAATCTTCACAAATGTTATTCTTTATTTAGAAAAGCGAAGTATTACCTGAAATATCTCAGTATTCGTAAATAATCCTCTTGTATTCTCTGGGTTGCATGTCCTACAAATCTGACTCTCTTGTTTTTTAAGTCTTCATAACCTCTGAAATAATCAAAAAGCGTGCCATCCAAACCTAGTGcagaaaaagtgtttttaaaaggcATACTTAAGTAAATGTAAAAACAGCCTAGAATTTAGTTAATTTAAAGCAGCAGACATTATACACTTAGTTTTAACAAGATACTCTATTACTGGGTAGAtgattaaattgcagcaagggaggtttaggttaggaagtttttccaaatgtctaactctcagggtggttaagcactggaataaattgcccagggaggttgtggaatcttcatcactggagatttttaagagcaggttagacaagcacctgtcaggaatggtctagataatacttagtcctgccatgaatgtacgggactggactagatgacctcttgaggtccctttcagtcctatgattctatgaagaaaaCGTTCACACCAGAAGACATGAAAGCCAAGATATCGTCTGACTGCCAGATCTCCTCCATTTGTGAAACCCCTAGTTTAGCTATAGGAATAAGTGGAGGCAGTTTGTGGCTTTGGTTGAAGGCCTAGATGAAACACTGCCTTCAACAATAAGACagaaattgtattttatttttgggaGAAGTTACCTAAAAACATAGAGTTGATGGTGAGATCTCTTCTTTCAGCATCTTTTTCCCAGTCAGTTGTGAATTCCACCTCTGCATGTCGTCCATCAGTGACTACATCAATTCTAAGTGTGGTAATTTCAAAGTTCTGTTCATGAAGCTGCAATTCACACAATATTGTTGTTTTATCTTCAAACACAATAGGGAAAAGGAATCAATGTACAAGAGTTAAATGTTTCTTTGTGCATATCCAGCTTCTAAACACATGTACAATGAATTCCATGAACAGAAAAATCAGAATACGTTCATTGCCTTTAAGTTAGGTAaggtttcatttttaattttctcaTGCTACTTGGGGTGCTATACTTTTACTGAGAAAACAGAGGCAAAATAATTATACAAATTGGAGGAAATAATTGCAGTAGTACTTTGGATAAGATCAAGCATAGTTCAGTTTACTATTGGATAAGCCCTTTATTGGGGACAATATATCCTGCTTTTATATGGGGATGGACTATCTAACACAGGGCTGAGGGCCGCATCGgcttttggaaattgtatggaaggCTTTGCCTCCCCAAATAGCCAGGCATGACCCGGCCTTTGCCCCCTATCCACCctttccctgcttctcaccccgaTGCCCCCGCagaaccctgccccatccaccacccgcccccgctccctgtcccctgactgccccccatccaacttctcctctcattcctgactgcccccctgccgccccatccaacccctcccccacttcctgactccctccctgggacccctgccccatccaaccaccccttctccttgtccccgacTGCCCTTGGAacctctgtccctgactgcctcccgccgccccatccaaccccctctctccttcctgtctcacccttcctccccccgggactcctgccccatccaaccacctcttctccctgtccccct containing:
- the TRNT1 gene encoding CCA tRNA nucleotidyltransferase 1, mitochondrial isoform X1 gives rise to the protein MWCQLFLQRCRAGLHLFPHTQRGVRVRIQGRHLVTMKLESPEFQSLFTPGLKSIAELFEKEKYELRIAGGAVRDLLNGMKPQDVDFATVATPTQMKEMFQSAGVRMINNKGEKHGTITARLHEQNFEITTLRIDVVTDGRHAEVEFTTDWEKDAERRDLTINSMFLGLDGTLFDYFRGYEDLKNKRVRFVGHATQRIQEDYLRILRYFRFYGRVAEKPGDHEPNTLEAIKKNAKGLAGISGERIWVELKKILVGNHVNHLVRLMYDLDVAHYIGLPVNGSLEEFDKVSKNVQNLFPKPMTVLTSLFKVQDDVIKLDLRLKISKEEKNLGLFIMKHRRDLVKAIDSPEPLKPYQDFIIDSREPDMNSRICELLKYQGEEHLLKEMQEWSVPSFPISGHDLRKMGISSGKEIGTVLQQLRDQWKKSGYQMDKEELLTCVKKV
- the TRNT1 gene encoding CCA tRNA nucleotidyltransferase 1, mitochondrial isoform X2; the protein is MKWREVGVQKLFEKEKYELRIAGGAVRDLLNGMKPQDVDFATVATPTQMKEMFQSAGVRMINNKGEKHGTITARLHEQNFEITTLRIDVVTDGRHAEVEFTTDWEKDAERRDLTINSMFLGLDGTLFDYFRGYEDLKNKRVRFVGHATQRIQEDYLRILRYFRFYGRVAEKPGDHEPNTLEAIKKNAKGLAGISGERIWVELKKILVGNHVNHLVRLMYDLDVAHYIGLPVNGSLEEFDKVSKNVQNLFPKPMTVLTSLFKVQDDVIKLDLRLKISKEEKNLGLFIMKHRRDLVKAIDSPEPLKPYQDFIIDSREPDMNSRICELLKYQGEEHLLKEMQEWSVPSFPISGHDLRKMGISSGKEIGTVLQQLRDQWKKSGYQMDKEELLTCVKKV